In a genomic window of Agarivorans albus:
- a CDS encoding c-type cytochrome: MKLLNWKTLVLSICLTIVPNAFAADMSDEAIAERIKPVGEVYLDGELEVAKAPAASSGPRAGDAVYNTFCTACHSTGAAGAPKKGDSAAWAPRIAQGDQTMFDHAWKGFNAMPAKGTCGDCSEDEIKAAIAYMIE, encoded by the coding sequence GTGAAGCTTTTGAACTGGAAAACACTGGTACTATCTATTTGCTTAACAATTGTGCCGAATGCTTTTGCGGCTGATATGTCTGATGAGGCGATTGCCGAGCGTATTAAGCCAGTGGGTGAAGTTTATCTAGATGGCGAGTTAGAAGTTGCCAAAGCACCTGCTGCTTCAAGCGGTCCTCGTGCTGGCGACGCGGTTTATAATACTTTCTGTACTGCTTGTCACAGTACTGGCGCTGCGGGCGCACCGAAGAAAGGCGACAGCGCAGCTTGGGCACCACGTATTGCCCAAGGTGATCAAACTATGTTCGACCATGCTTGGAAGGGCTTTAACGCAATGCCAGCAAAAGGTACTTGTGGCGACTGTAGTGAAGATGAAATTAAAGCGGCTATTGCTTACATGATTGAGTAA
- the ylqF gene encoding ribosome biogenesis GTPase YlqF: MAIQWYPGHMHKAQKQIKEVMPKIDLIIEVLDARIPYSSENPMVASLRGDKPCIKVLNKSDLADPKTTALWQEYFEQEQGVKAIPLCTIQGNQTQDLLKLCRSMLPNKGGVDKPIHTMICGIPNVGKSTLINALAGRQIAKTGNEPAVTKAQQRIRLDGNIILSDTPGILWPKFDNVASGYRLAATGAVKDTAMEYDDVAAFACEYLLQAYPEQLKARYKLEELPESEVVLMEEIGRKRGCLVRGGQVDYVKAATIILNELRDATIGRITLETPEMVAVEKVETAKIVAEKEERKKMVEELQKVKKRQRRRKNS, from the coding sequence ATGGCTATTCAATGGTATCCAGGGCATATGCACAAGGCCCAAAAACAAATTAAAGAAGTGATGCCTAAAATCGATTTAATCATCGAAGTATTGGATGCGCGTATTCCCTACAGCAGCGAAAACCCAATGGTAGCTAGCCTGCGTGGCGACAAGCCTTGTATAAAGGTTCTGAATAAAAGCGACTTAGCCGACCCCAAAACTACTGCCCTTTGGCAAGAATACTTTGAACAAGAGCAAGGTGTAAAAGCGATCCCTCTATGCACCATTCAAGGTAATCAAACCCAAGACTTACTTAAGCTGTGCCGAAGCATGTTGCCTAACAAAGGCGGCGTAGATAAACCTATTCACACCATGATATGTGGTATTCCTAACGTTGGTAAGTCTACCTTAATTAATGCCTTAGCCGGCCGCCAAATAGCCAAAACCGGCAACGAGCCAGCTGTAACTAAGGCGCAACAGCGGATCCGCTTAGATGGCAATATTATCCTCTCGGATACACCGGGTATTTTGTGGCCAAAGTTCGATAACGTAGCCAGCGGTTACCGCTTAGCAGCCACCGGTGCAGTTAAAGACACCGCTATGGAATACGATGATGTTGCCGCCTTCGCCTGTGAGTACTTGTTACAAGCCTACCCAGAGCAGCTTAAGGCACGTTATAAACTCGAAGAATTACCAGAATCTGAAGTTGTATTGATGGAAGAGATTGGTCGTAAACGAGGCTGTTTAGTGCGCGGCGGACAGGTTGATTATGTTAAAGCAGCCACCATTATTCTTAATGAATTACGCGATGCCACCATTGGTCGTATCACCCTAGAAACGCCTGAAATGGTTGCGGTAGAGAAAGTAGAAACCGCTAAAATTGTGGCAGAAAAAGAAGAGCGTAAAAAGATGGTGGAAGAGTTACAAAAAGTTAAGAAGCGACAACGCCGCCGAAAAAACAGTTAA
- a CDS encoding M14 family metallopeptidase, with protein sequence MYISDKFDSGNIRVVELNDPQNIQLEIKHDNQSEFFQWFHFRFEGPLEKQYRFSLLNAGQSAYAKGWQGYQVVASYDREEWFRIDTDFDGEQLHFSLLLEQPSVYFAYFAPYSYERHQDLLHTMQQDYRVNLTTLGQTLDGRDMSLLSVGDAENAKHKVWVIARQHPGETMAEWFVEGLLGNLLDQDNPLAMKLLEDTVFYVVPNMNPDGSVRGNLRTNAVGANLNREWQNPTMERSPEVFLVREKMLELGGDLFLDIHGDEDLPYNFVAGCEGIPSYNERHKLLEDTFKEAFMAISPDFQDTHGYAKDEPGQANLTIAAAWLGEQFKTLSYTIEMPFKDNADMPDEAFGWSPERAMQLGCDVLFPIKQTLAKL encoded by the coding sequence ATGTATATCAGCGATAAATTTGATAGTGGCAATATTCGAGTTGTAGAACTCAATGATCCTCAAAATATTCAACTAGAGATAAAGCACGATAATCAATCGGAGTTTTTCCAATGGTTTCACTTTCGTTTTGAAGGGCCGTTGGAGAAACAATATCGTTTTTCTCTGCTCAACGCGGGCCAATCTGCCTACGCTAAAGGCTGGCAAGGTTATCAAGTTGTCGCCTCTTACGACCGTGAAGAGTGGTTTAGAATTGATACCGACTTTGATGGCGAGCAATTACACTTCTCTTTGCTATTGGAGCAGCCTAGCGTTTATTTTGCCTACTTCGCGCCTTACAGTTATGAGCGCCATCAGGATTTACTGCATACCATGCAGCAGGATTATCGGGTAAACCTCACAACCTTAGGGCAAACCTTAGATGGCCGAGATATGAGTTTGCTTAGTGTAGGCGATGCTGAGAACGCTAAACATAAAGTTTGGGTGATTGCCCGTCAGCACCCGGGTGAAACCATGGCCGAATGGTTTGTTGAAGGCTTGTTAGGCAATTTGCTGGACCAAGACAATCCCCTAGCAATGAAGCTGTTAGAAGACACCGTGTTTTATGTGGTGCCTAATATGAACCCCGATGGTTCGGTTCGTGGGAATTTAAGAACCAACGCTGTGGGGGCTAACCTAAACCGAGAATGGCAGAATCCTACTATGGAGCGCAGCCCCGAAGTGTTTCTAGTGAGAGAGAAAATGCTCGAGCTAGGTGGAGACTTGTTTTTAGATATTCATGGCGATGAAGATTTACCCTATAACTTTGTAGCGGGATGTGAAGGTATTCCTTCTTACAATGAGCGCCACAAACTGCTCGAAGACACCTTTAAAGAGGCGTTTATGGCAATATCTCCTGATTTTCAAGATACCCATGGTTATGCCAAAGACGAGCCTGGACAGGCTAACTTAACCATTGCGGCGGCATGGTTAGGCGAACAGTTTAAAACCCTGTCTTACACCATCGAAATGCCTTTTAAAGACAATGCCGACATGCCCGACGAAGCCTTTGGCTGGTCGCCGGAGCGCGCAATGCAGCTAGGTTGCGATGTATTATTCCCAATAAAGCAAACCCTAGCCAAACTTTAA
- a CDS encoding PEP-CTERM domain protein — protein sequence MRIIKASMVSIGFGLLLLTQTATATVMYDQNVTNDVIFGSGNANGAFTVDRQNGIELGLRAKLRFDEFNNPQNIFNSNGDGTYQFDNIAPPTGFGFAPGSLATAIWNFEWSINSNFDGSGGTLDSLSYLLEIDFDPSAATNFIGFDPVNVSNSDNALGDNSTGNGGGLVDPTNYASLLSVYNLAQNSWNMEFAPIDFVSTEVGIFDFALTAFGPQDEVLARTSIQVINATVAEPQTLLIMLLSLAGLAWIRRKTS from the coding sequence ATGAGAATAATAAAAGCAAGCATGGTTAGTATTGGCTTCGGTCTTTTGCTTTTAACGCAAACGGCTACAGCTACAGTGATGTATGACCAAAATGTAACTAACGATGTGATATTTGGAAGTGGTAATGCTAACGGTGCTTTTACCGTTGATCGACAAAATGGCATCGAGTTGGGCTTAAGAGCAAAGCTACGTTTTGACGAGTTTAATAACCCGCAGAATATCTTTAATAGCAACGGTGATGGTACTTACCAATTCGACAACATTGCACCTCCTACAGGCTTTGGTTTTGCACCGGGTTCTCTGGCTACCGCCATTTGGAATTTTGAATGGTCGATAAACAGCAACTTTGATGGTAGCGGTGGGACCTTAGATAGCCTTTCATATTTGTTAGAAATTGATTTTGACCCTAGCGCGGCCACTAACTTTATTGGTTTCGATCCGGTCAATGTATCGAACTCTGACAACGCTTTAGGCGATAACAGCACTGGCAATGGTGGAGGTTTGGTAGACCCAACTAATTACGCTAGTTTGCTCAGTGTGTATAACTTGGCGCAAAACTCATGGAACATGGAGTTTGCCCCTATCGATTTTGTTTCTACAGAAGTAGGTATATTTGATTTTGCATTAACCGCTTTTGGACCGCAGGATGAAGTGTTGGCACGTACCTCTATTCAGGTAATTAATGCCACAGTTGCAGAGCCGCAAACCTTGCTTATTATGTTGTTGTCATTAGCGGGTTTAGCGTGGATTAGACGTAAAACAAGCTAG
- the gltS gene encoding sodium/glutamate symporter yields MDTVYSVGELESFLVALTVLFIGRIICHYVAILKKYNIPEPIVGGLVIAIVITVLKMRGIELSFALPLQDTLMLMFFATIGLAANYKLLIKGGRKVFVFLAIASLYIVLQNGLGVVLATLLGLEPMMGLFAGSITLSGGHGTGAAWSQIFADEYNIQTLEFAMAAATFGLVMGGIIGGPVGQRLINKKNLESPFSKGKSHHKTHPDLVTYSRKEEDLVTPTSVIEVLFLLLVCVVMAKIAKGLETELALSWLKMPDFVYALFFGVLIANASEFSGRYEINHECVDLLGTLSLSLFLSMALMSLRLWEIFDLALPLLIILLCQTIMIALFASYVSYRFMGGGYDSAVIAGGHCGFGLGATPTAVMNMSALVSRNGPSPPAFMVVPIVGAFFIDIVNLIVLQTYISFLS; encoded by the coding sequence ATGGACACTGTTTATTCAGTTGGAGAACTGGAATCTTTTCTTGTGGCCCTTACCGTATTGTTTATCGGGCGCATTATTTGCCACTATGTGGCCATCCTCAAAAAGTACAACATTCCCGAGCCAATTGTTGGCGGTTTAGTGATAGCCATTGTAATAACTGTACTTAAAATGCGCGGTATTGAGCTTAGTTTTGCGCTGCCCTTGCAAGACACCCTAATGCTAATGTTCTTCGCAACCATTGGCCTTGCTGCCAACTACAAATTACTGATTAAAGGCGGCAGGAAAGTCTTTGTTTTCCTCGCTATTGCTTCACTGTATATCGTGCTACAAAACGGCTTGGGTGTAGTACTAGCTACTTTGCTTGGTTTAGAGCCTATGATGGGTTTGTTCGCCGGTTCCATTACGCTCTCTGGCGGGCACGGAACAGGCGCAGCTTGGTCCCAGATCTTTGCCGATGAATACAATATTCAAACCTTAGAGTTTGCCATGGCCGCCGCCACATTTGGATTAGTGATGGGCGGAATTATCGGTGGCCCTGTTGGCCAACGGCTAATTAACAAAAAGAACCTAGAGTCACCCTTCTCCAAGGGAAAAAGCCACCACAAAACCCACCCGGATTTAGTCACTTATAGCCGCAAAGAAGAAGATTTAGTTACCCCAACATCAGTGATCGAAGTGCTATTTTTGTTACTGGTTTGCGTGGTAATGGCCAAGATAGCCAAAGGTTTGGAAACCGAACTTGCCCTCTCTTGGCTGAAAATGCCTGATTTTGTATACGCTTTGTTTTTTGGGGTACTGATAGCCAACGCCAGCGAGTTTAGTGGCCGCTATGAAATTAACCACGAATGTGTCGACTTACTTGGCACACTCTCTTTATCGCTGTTTTTGTCGATGGCTTTAATGAGCTTAAGACTCTGGGAGATTTTTGATTTAGCCTTACCACTACTCATTATCTTGCTCTGCCAAACCATTATGATCGCCCTGTTTGCTAGCTATGTTAGCTACCGCTTTATGGGAGGAGGTTATGACTCTGCAGTAATCGCTGGCGGGCATTGTGGCTTTGGCTTAGGAGCTACCCCCACGGCGGTGATGAATATGAGTGCGCTAGTGTCTCGCAATGGCCCTTCACCACCAGCATTTATGGTGGTACCCATTGTTGGAGCCTTCTTCATCGACATTGTGAACCTGATAGTGCTACAAACTTATATTAGCTTTCTTAGCTAA
- the gorA gene encoding glutathione-disulfide reductase, whose protein sequence is MREFDYLCIGAGSGGIASANRASMYGQKVALVEARHVGGTCVNVGCVPKKAMWFGAQVAEAIHRYAPDYGFDVQVNKFDWSTLVASREAYIKRIHGSYDRVLGNNGVTVINGFAKFVDANTVEVNGEQIRAKHILIATGGRPTIPNIPGAELGIDSDGFFALTEQPKRVLVLGAGYIAVELAGVLHSLGSETHLAVRKHAPLRNFDPMLSETLVEIMAEDGPTLHTNSTPKAIEKQADDSLVVSFENGNSLQVDSVIWAIGREPANDKINLEGIGVETDERGYIKVDEYSNTNVAGVYAVGDNIGKVELTPVAVKAGRLLSERLFNGQTNAKMDYDLIPTVVFSHPAIGTIGLTEPEAIAQYGEDNVKVYNSSFGAMYTAVTQHRQVTKMKLICAGEEQKVVGLHGIGLGMDEILQGFGVAMKMGATKADFDACVAIHPTSAEEFVTLR, encoded by the coding sequence ATGAGAGAATTCGACTACCTATGCATTGGTGCAGGCAGTGGCGGTATCGCCTCGGCAAATCGTGCCTCTATGTATGGACAAAAAGTTGCCTTAGTTGAAGCCCGCCACGTTGGCGGCACCTGTGTAAATGTGGGTTGTGTACCCAAAAAAGCCATGTGGTTCGGCGCTCAAGTTGCAGAAGCCATTCACCGCTACGCTCCAGACTATGGCTTTGATGTTCAGGTAAATAAGTTCGATTGGTCTACGCTAGTGGCGAGCCGCGAAGCCTACATTAAGCGTATCCATGGCTCTTATGACCGCGTGTTAGGCAATAATGGCGTGACCGTTATCAACGGCTTTGCCAAGTTTGTCGACGCTAATACTGTTGAAGTAAACGGCGAACAAATCCGCGCAAAACACATTCTTATTGCTACCGGTGGCCGACCGACGATTCCTAATATTCCTGGCGCCGAGCTAGGCATTGATTCCGACGGTTTCTTTGCTCTTACCGAGCAACCCAAGCGAGTATTGGTGCTAGGTGCTGGTTATATTGCGGTTGAGCTCGCTGGCGTATTGCACTCGCTAGGCAGCGAAACGCATTTAGCCGTTCGCAAGCATGCTCCGCTGCGTAACTTTGATCCTATGCTAAGCGAAACCTTAGTGGAGATAATGGCCGAAGACGGGCCAACATTACATACCAATAGCACGCCAAAAGCTATTGAAAAACAAGCTGATGACAGCCTAGTTGTGAGCTTTGAAAATGGTAATAGCTTGCAAGTAGATAGTGTAATTTGGGCAATTGGCCGTGAACCCGCCAATGACAAAATTAACCTAGAAGGCATTGGTGTTGAAACCGATGAACGTGGTTACATTAAGGTTGATGAGTACTCAAATACCAACGTTGCTGGCGTTTATGCCGTAGGTGACAATATCGGTAAAGTTGAATTGACTCCTGTAGCAGTAAAAGCTGGACGCTTATTGTCTGAGCGTTTATTCAATGGCCAAACTAACGCGAAAATGGATTATGACTTAATCCCTACCGTAGTATTTAGTCACCCAGCCATTGGCACCATCGGTTTAACCGAGCCAGAAGCTATTGCTCAATACGGTGAAGATAACGTAAAAGTGTATAACTCTAGCTTTGGAGCCATGTACACCGCCGTTACGCAACACCGCCAAGTAACCAAGATGAAACTAATCTGTGCTGGCGAAGAGCAAAAAGTAGTAGGTCTTCACGGCATTGGCTTAGGCATGGATGAGATCTTACAAGGCTTTGGTGTAGCCATGAAAATGGGCGCAACTAAGGCTGATTTTGACGCTTGTGTCGCGATTCACCCCACTAGCGCAGAAGAGTTTGTAACTCTTCGCTAG